GTACAAAGATGCCATAGCTTTTATGGGCATAAGCATCACGGTTGTCGGTCGTGGATGTGGCATCCTGGCCGTAACCTAGTGCCGGCATAACAAGCAAGGAAAACCAAACAGACATCAGACGACCTCCGAAAACTACTTTTCGAGATTGATCTGATTGTGTTTGTCCGGTTTGAGGTGTGGCGGTTTTCATGGTGACTCTTCGGTTGGAGTATTCTTAGACTTTAATCGTTCGCGGTTGCTTGGTTTTTGATTTCTATTTCATGGTTCCGGCGGCGTTCCGCGGCAAAAGTTTCAACCGCACTTCTCGATGAGGAACTCAGAGGCTTCGTCGAACGGTACAAACACGCCGCGCCAAGATCACAACGGGGCTGAATAAAATATCCTTGAAGGCTTGACCGTCTTTTAGCTACCCAACGAACGCCATCGGCTCATTTCGATTTTTCAGATAGGTTCTCAGAGGCAGAATCCGCCGTCGACGCGGGTGGTTGATTCTCTACGATCAGCTTAATGACGGTGTCCACCGAGTCCCATGAATCACTGGCGTCGAGGGTTATCTTTACCTGGCTTGATGTCTGAGAAAAACCGCAAGCGTTGCCTGTCCGTAAGTTAACTGCAGAGCTGTATTCTCTACCGTCAGCTGGTGCATCAATGGTTAGAGTGGTTCCAGAAGGCGATTTCAATACGTGAAGATATTCATCGTTACCATCAGCTGATCGGGTTGCAATGCCCCAATCCAAATCACGGATCGTTGTTCCTTCCGCTGTTGGCCATGAATCACTTGGGACGGTGCCTTTAATCGACTCACCCACTGCATCAATCATGGCTCCTAAATCTGTCATACCGGATAGTACCCCGGAATTCCAAGATATCGTTTTCGTTGGGTAGGGGCCAATTGCCCACGCCACGCCACCACCTTCTTCGTTAACTCCAGCTTGCAGAACGGTGAATTTATACATCTGCTCACTTGTGTAACGAATCTTTCCTCTTGGTTCCGCAACCCAACTTCGGTCTGAAACAAAAGAAATCGATCTCTCGTAGCCAGGCCAACTTTCCTCATCTGTCATCGAAACAGTGTAGCCATCTCTTCCGAAAGTAACTTTAGGATTCTTTGTCTCAAGCGCGCCATAATCTGCGCTCTCGTTAGCGAACGTATTAGCGATCAGAACGGCATCCGGCATGATGGCTCGAATCGTTTCCCCTATACGTTTTGTATTTGTACAACGATAGGACAAGCCTTTATCAAACCAGAATCCCTTAAATTGTGTCTTATAGCGATCTGTGATTTCGGCGATCATCTCATTGAGGAAATTGTTGTAGGTTTCTGTTTTCGTGCTTCTATCAACATAGCCAACCGCAGCTTGATCTGCAGCCGTATAGTTATGAGCTTCCGAAGGTTGAATATAAAAATAGACATCGATACCTTTCGCATCACAGGCATCTAATAGTTCCTGCAATACATCTCGTCGAGAGCTATGATCTTCACCTCTCCATTGGGTCATCTTAGCACTGGGGTACAATGGTTCCTGCCAAAGATGCCATGCAGTGAAAATAAGATATTCTGGACTCATTTTAGCGATGTCGTCCACAAACCCTTGCACATCAAAATTATCCGCCG
The Novipirellula aureliae DNA segment above includes these coding regions:
- a CDS encoding alpha-L-fucosidase; amino-acid sequence: MKTATPQTEQTQSNQSRKVVFGGRLMSVLFSLLVMPALGYGQSATSTTENRDAYAHKSYGIFVHYGSMTPYPDGSRLKNVDEAADNFDVQGFVDDIAKMSPEYLIFTAWHLWQEPLYPSAKMTQWRGEDHSSRRDVLQELLDACDAKGIDVYFYIQPSEAHNYTAADQAAVGYVDRSTKTETYNNFLNEMIAEITDRYKTQFKGFWFDKGLSYRCTNTKRIGETIRAIMPDAVLIANTFANESADYGALETKNPKVTFGRDGYTVSMTDEESWPGYERSISFVSDRSWVAEPRGKIRYTSEQMYKFTVLQAGVNEEGGGVAWAIGPYPTKTISWNSGVLSGMTDLGAMIDAVGESIKGTVPSDSWPTAEGTTIRDLDWGIATRSADGNDEYLHVLKSPSGTTLTIDAPADGREYSSAVNLRTGNACGFSQTSSQVKITLDASDSWDSVDTVIKLIVENQPPASTADSASENLSEKSK